Proteins from a single region of Strix aluco isolate bStrAlu1 chromosome 5, bStrAlu1.hap1, whole genome shotgun sequence:
- the LOC141923872 gene encoding LOW QUALITY PROTEIN: uncharacterized protein LOC141923872 (The sequence of the model RefSeq protein was modified relative to this genomic sequence to represent the inferred CDS: deleted 2 bases in 1 codon), giving the protein MASEGESGPPRRRCCTQDAPDVPKATEPQGDSNGPRRGSLCDRHCAAINNMQGDLGDLGCHLHRPRVPPAVSPLSCCQQHSEEVCESCVVKTTLTAENAVEANKLSNNYKFGFKKWKSHVTARPWEDRSEIVKELYSDLNVIRGSGGSTVTCGNVLYLLLFGWWLSLLYVLVAAMMFVTVVGAPYGRLCWDLAGYFLWPFGKVIQKVEVSKSRRVLGACEAGAGESSALLGGPVPRRWRPWCWVDTGHWQRAGAVAWLCLGYPVLALAHGLVCVAAWLLVFLIPVAKLSARTAARVLLLPPEQVLVRRLRMTEVPLEGEVILCCYRAVNPYYYKYAVDGINVFAVNLLPLVLVTLVLGYVDSHNRLTSSPIKFTLALLSIMPLSYYIGMAIASISAQSNFAVGAVVNATFGSITELTFYITALIKGSREGNRCYAEIVKSALTGTLVGCVLFVPGLCMVIGGIRHQEQRFNSRSAGVSSALLFLSVGGVFAPTLFSKVYGKLVCGECHNVTQNPLGHYLCHNCHFDLVSVLSLQMENNGTLYYSHVQPLVYTVSLLLPAAYLIGLFFTLKTHSHIYDIHISDCHMPGHHHSAVVHWSRWRALVILLLSTLCMSACADLATEHISPILTNSTISQYFIGVTVLAMVPELPEIVNGIQFALQNNLSLSIEIGNCIAVQVCMLQIPILVLFTIFYPTNFTLVFSDLHVYASMFSVVLMNYIFMDGKCDYFQGTVLVMVYFILLAVYFFAPSPSGC; this is encoded by the exons ATGGCCAGCGAGGGGGAGTCCggc cccccccgccgccgctgctgcacGCAGGATGCACCCG atGTCCCCAAGGCCACCGAGCCACAGGGTGACAGCAACggcccccgccggggctcccTCTGTGACCGGCACTGCGCCGCCATCAACAACATGCAGGGTGACCTGGGTGACTTGGGCTGTCACCTGCACCGGCCCCGTGTTCCCCCAG CTGTGtcccccctgtcctgctgccagcagcactcgGAGGAGGTTTGCGAGAGCTGTGTGGTGAAAACCACCCTGACGGCCGAAAACGCCGTGGAGGCCAACAAGCTCTCCAACAACTATAAG tttGGCTTCAAGAAATGGAAGAGCCACGTGACAGCGCGGCCCTGGGAGGACCGATCAGAGATCGTCAAGGAACTCTACTCCGACCTCAATGTCATCCGGGGCTCCGGAG GGTCCACAGTGACATGTGGGAATGTCCTCTACCTGCTGCTCTTTGGCTGGTGGCTCTCGCTCCTCTATGTCCTCGTGGCTGCCATGATGTTTGTCACCGTTGTGGGGGCTCCTTATG GGCGGCTCTGCTGGGACCTGGCAGGGTATTTCCTCTGGCCCTTCGGCAAAGTGATCCAGAAAGTGGAG GTCTCCAAATCCCGCCGGGTGCTGGGTGCATGCGAGGCCGGCGCAGGGGAGAGCTCAGCCCTGCTTGGTGGCCCCGTGCCACGCCGCTGGCGCCCATGGTGCTGGGTGGACACCGGACACTGG CAGCGTGCCGGTGCTGTGGCGTGGCTGTGCCTGGGCTACCCAGTGCTGGCACTGGCCCACGGGCTGGTGTGTGTTGCCGCGTGGCTCCTCGTCTTCCTCATCCCCGTGGCCAAGCTGAGCGCCCGCACCGCTGCCcgtgtcctgctgctgcccccagaGCAGGTCCTCGTCCGGCGTCTGAGGATG ACGGAGGTGCCGCTGGAGGGGGAGGTGATTCTCTGCTGCTATCGCGCCGTCAACCCCTACTACTACAAATATGCCGTGGATGGCATCAACGTCTTTGCCGTCA ATCTGCTGCCGCTGGTGCTGGTGACGCTGGTGCTGGGCTACGTGGACAGCCACAACCGCCTGACCAGTTCCCCCATCAAGTTCACGTTGGCCCTGCTCTCCATCATGCCTCTCTCCTACTACATTGGGATGGCCATCGCCAG catcTCAGCCCAGAGCAACTTTGCAGTGGGAGCGGTGGTCAATGCTACGTTTGGCTCCATCACGGAGCTCACCTTCTACATCACGGCCCTCATCAAGGGCTCGCGCGAGGGCAACCGCTGCTACGCTGAGATCGTTAAGTCGGCGTTGACAGGGACGCTGGTGGGCTGTGTCCTCTTTGTCCCG GGTCTGTGCATGGTGATCGGGGGCATCCGGCACCAGGAGCAACGGTTCAACAGCCGCTCGGCGGGTGTCAGCTCGGCCCTGCTCTTCCTTTCTGTGGGAG GCGTCTTTGCCCCAACACTCTTCTCCAAGGTGTATGGGAAACTGGTGTGCGGCGAGTGCCACAATGTCACCCAGAACCCGCTGGGCCACTACCTCTGTCACAACTGTCACTTTGACCTGGTGa GCGTTCTCTCTCTGCAGATGGAGAACAACGGCACCCTCTACTACAGCCACGTCCA ACCCCTGGTGTACACAGtgtccctcctgctccctgctgcctACCTCATCGGCCTCTTCTTCACCCTGAAAACTCACTCACACATCTATGACATCCACATCAGCGACTGTCACA tgCCTGGCCATCACCACAGCGCTGTGGTCCACTGGTCTCGCTGGCGAGCCCTGGTCATCCTCCTGCTCTCCACCCTCTGCATGTCAGCCTGTGCTGATCTGGCCACGGAGCACATCAGCCCCATCCTCACCAACTCCACCATCTCACAG TACTTCATCGGTGTCACTGTGCTGGCAATGGTGCCTGAGCTGCCAGAGATTGTCAACGGCATCCAGTTTGCCCTGCAGAACAACTTGAGCTTGAG CATCGAGATCGGGAACTGCATCGCCGTCCAGGTCTGCATGCTCCAGATCCCCATCCTGGTGCTCTTCACCATCTTCTAT CCCACCAACTTCACACTTGTCTTCAGCGACCTCCATGTCTATGCCAGTATGTTCAGCGTGGTGCTCATGAACTACATCTTCATGGATGGCAAATGTGACTATTTCCAAG GCACAGTGCTGGTGATGGTCTACTTCATCCTCCTGGCTGTGTATTTCTTCGCCCCATCGCCCAGTGGTTGCTGA
- the KLHDC10 gene encoding kelch domain-containing protein 10 isoform X2, whose product MKNPGIVARTWQLLSFHPRAVRHRSPPARSGHRCVADNANLYVFGGYNPDYDESGGPENEDYPLFRELWRYNFATDTWHQMGTEGYMPRELASMSLVLHGNNLLVFGGTGIPFGESNGNDVHVCNVKYKRWALLSCRGKKPNRIYGQAMAIINGCLYVFGGTTGYIYSTDLHKLDLNTREWIQLKPNNMSCDMPEERYRHEIAHDGQRIYILGGGTSRTAYSLDKIHAYNLETNTWEEIATKPHEKVGFPAARRCHSCVQIKNDVFVCGGYNGEVILGDVWKLNLQTFQWVKLPAAMPEPVYFHCAAVTPAGCMYVHGGVVNIHEDKRTGSLFKMWLVVPSLLELSWEKLLEYFPHLATLSRSQLLHLGLTQGLVERLK is encoded by the exons GCCATAGATCTCCACCAGCAAGAAGTGGCCATCGTTGCGTGGCCGATAATGCCAACTTGTATGTGTTTGGAGGCTACAATCCTGACTATGATGAGTCCGGTGGGCCAGAGAATGAAGACTACCCGCTCTTCAGGGAACTCTGGCGGTACAACTTTGCTACAGACACCTGGCATCAAATGGGCACTGAAGGCTACATGCCCAGGGAACTAGCCTCCATGTCAC TTGTATTGCATGGCAACAACCTGCTTGTGTTTGGGGGCACCGGGATCCCCTTTGGGGAAAGCAACGGCAATGACGTCCACGTCTGCAACGTCAAGTACAAAAGATGGGCTCTGCTCAGCTGCCGAGGAAAGAAACCCAATCGCATCTATGGCCAG GCCATGGCCATCATCAATGGTTGTCTCTACGTGTTTGGAGGAACAACTGGTTACATTTATAGTACTGACCTACATAAGCTAGACCTCAACACTAGAGAGTGGATCCAGCTGAAACCGAACAATATGTCCTGTGACATGCCAGAGGAGAG GTACAGACATGAAATCGCACATGATGGTCAACGGATTTATATCTTGGGAGGTGGAACCTCCCGGACAGCCTATTCCTTAGATAAG ATCCATGCGTACAACCTTGAAACCAACACCTGGGAGGAAATTGCCACAAAACCTCATGAAAAAGTTG GCTTCCCAGCAGCCAGAAGATGCCATAGCTGCGTTCAGATAAAAAATG ATGTGTTTGTTTGTGGAGGCTACAATGGAGAAGTGATTCTGGGAGATGTTTGGAAGCTGAATCTGCAAACTTTCCAGTGGGTCAAGCTCCCAGCTGCCATGCCGGAACCAGTGTATTTTCACTGTGCTGCTGTCACACCA GCTGGCTGCATGTATGTTCATGGAGGGGTGGTCAACATCCATGAAGACAAACGGACTGGTTCTCTGTTTAAAATGTGGCTGGTGGTGCCCAGCCTGCTGGAACTGTCGTGGGAGAAGCTCCTGGAATATTTCCCTCATCTAGCAACTCTCTCTAGATCTCAGCTTTTGCACCTTGGACTGACGCAGGGACTCGTTGAGCGACTAAAATGA
- the KLHDC10 gene encoding kelch domain-containing protein 10 isoform X1, translating to MSAAGGVREGVREGSGSAAGGGGLLNRFVQLPVRPRSAGHRSPPARSGHRCVADNANLYVFGGYNPDYDESGGPENEDYPLFRELWRYNFATDTWHQMGTEGYMPRELASMSLVLHGNNLLVFGGTGIPFGESNGNDVHVCNVKYKRWALLSCRGKKPNRIYGQAMAIINGCLYVFGGTTGYIYSTDLHKLDLNTREWIQLKPNNMSCDMPEERYRHEIAHDGQRIYILGGGTSRTAYSLDKIHAYNLETNTWEEIATKPHEKVGFPAARRCHSCVQIKNDVFVCGGYNGEVILGDVWKLNLQTFQWVKLPAAMPEPVYFHCAAVTPAGCMYVHGGVVNIHEDKRTGSLFKMWLVVPSLLELSWEKLLEYFPHLATLSRSQLLHLGLTQGLVERLK from the exons GCCATAGATCTCCACCAGCAAGAAGTGGCCATCGTTGCGTGGCCGATAATGCCAACTTGTATGTGTTTGGAGGCTACAATCCTGACTATGATGAGTCCGGTGGGCCAGAGAATGAAGACTACCCGCTCTTCAGGGAACTCTGGCGGTACAACTTTGCTACAGACACCTGGCATCAAATGGGCACTGAAGGCTACATGCCCAGGGAACTAGCCTCCATGTCAC TTGTATTGCATGGCAACAACCTGCTTGTGTTTGGGGGCACCGGGATCCCCTTTGGGGAAAGCAACGGCAATGACGTCCACGTCTGCAACGTCAAGTACAAAAGATGGGCTCTGCTCAGCTGCCGAGGAAAGAAACCCAATCGCATCTATGGCCAG GCCATGGCCATCATCAATGGTTGTCTCTACGTGTTTGGAGGAACAACTGGTTACATTTATAGTACTGACCTACATAAGCTAGACCTCAACACTAGAGAGTGGATCCAGCTGAAACCGAACAATATGTCCTGTGACATGCCAGAGGAGAG GTACAGACATGAAATCGCACATGATGGTCAACGGATTTATATCTTGGGAGGTGGAACCTCCCGGACAGCCTATTCCTTAGATAAG ATCCATGCGTACAACCTTGAAACCAACACCTGGGAGGAAATTGCCACAAAACCTCATGAAAAAGTTG GCTTCCCAGCAGCCAGAAGATGCCATAGCTGCGTTCAGATAAAAAATG ATGTGTTTGTTTGTGGAGGCTACAATGGAGAAGTGATTCTGGGAGATGTTTGGAAGCTGAATCTGCAAACTTTCCAGTGGGTCAAGCTCCCAGCTGCCATGCCGGAACCAGTGTATTTTCACTGTGCTGCTGTCACACCA GCTGGCTGCATGTATGTTCATGGAGGGGTGGTCAACATCCATGAAGACAAACGGACTGGTTCTCTGTTTAAAATGTGGCTGGTGGTGCCCAGCCTGCTGGAACTGTCGTGGGAGAAGCTCCTGGAATATTTCCCTCATCTAGCAACTCTCTCTAGATCTCAGCTTTTGCACCTTGGACTGACGCAGGGACTCGTTGAGCGACTAAAATGA